The following coding sequences are from one Treponema bryantii window:
- a CDS encoding GGDEF domain-containing protein, with protein sequence MKKVALFVHNLTVEYALTVAQGAAAYYTKDKDVQLILAQTNQPHYPYGLYEYQYWASAEILNSDDIDLLMLVSSTYETYIKEEELRKFLEPFTKKPIVSIAVDLPFKDVHYTSCDCDKAFDQIVSHLKNVHGCTKIGFVSANATNSSEALVRFDAFKKALQKNGLKYNPDWTIEGYFIREAAKNITLDRFKSKNEIEFDALVAANDLMAEGCMEALEELRVKVPKQVKVIGFDDSTRASFTTPSLSTIDQNIFEQGYKASELAHKLLTGATIPRETKTSASPIYRQSCGCITQSNTTFASKNQEGKNIQNQRLNSETLEKYTQHFSDTVAIYTLIDTFHTTHTLKELFGTLSQITVQLNFSSMAVVLYEKPVSFKKEETIVIPDKAYLRSYIDNNKQIIPYDDKGIEINPHKKLLPDTYFAQMSGVYILHAIFAGEKQYGYLIIQVPNTKFEMHHIYLKLIINAIAHAYEFNQTLDINEVLSNRNERLLKNNHELNIQSIEDELTKVLNRRGFIDHAEKELKRAAKNGKSGIVFFADMDGLKKINDTWGHKVGDIAIQTEAKILIEAFRESDIVGRLSGDEFAIVSTGLTKGYISAIRQRLDQLNRLYSEKAELPITLSISLGYVEFTPENCELDELLSKADQVLYKEKEIKHASRNS encoded by the coding sequence ATGAAAAAGGTAGCATTATTTGTTCATAATCTGACAGTAGAATATGCCCTTACCGTAGCTCAGGGAGCAGCCGCTTATTATACAAAAGATAAGGATGTGCAGTTGATTCTTGCTCAGACAAATCAGCCGCACTACCCTTATGGACTTTATGAATATCAGTACTGGGCTTCTGCCGAAATTCTGAATTCTGATGATATTGACCTGCTCATGCTGGTCTCAAGCACCTACGAGACCTATATCAAAGAAGAAGAACTGCGCAAATTTTTAGAGCCTTTTACAAAAAAACCGATTGTTTCAATTGCCGTAGATTTACCGTTCAAAGATGTACATTATACCAGCTGCGACTGCGACAAAGCCTTTGATCAGATTGTAAGCCATCTTAAAAATGTTCACGGCTGTACAAAAATCGGTTTTGTTTCAGCAAATGCTACCAATTCCAGTGAAGCTCTGGTTCGTTTTGATGCCTTCAAAAAAGCCCTGCAGAAAAATGGTCTGAAATACAACCCGGACTGGACAATAGAAGGCTATTTTATAAGAGAAGCTGCAAAAAACATCACCTTAGACAGATTTAAATCAAAAAATGAAATAGAATTTGATGCTCTTGTTGCTGCAAATGACCTCATGGCAGAAGGCTGCATGGAAGCCCTTGAAGAACTTAGAGTAAAAGTTCCAAAACAGGTAAAAGTCATTGGTTTTGATGATTCTACCAGAGCTTCCTTTACAACTCCTTCACTTTCTACTATAGATCAGAATATTTTTGAGCAGGGATACAAGGCATCAGAACTTGCACATAAACTGCTTACCGGCGCAACAATTCCACGAGAGACAAAAACTTCCGCCTCTCCTATTTACAGACAATCCTGCGGCTGTATTACACAGAGTAATACAACCTTTGCAAGTAAAAATCAGGAAGGAAAAAACATTCAGAATCAGCGCTTAAATTCAGAAACTCTGGAAAAATATACACAACACTTTTCTGATACAGTAGCAATCTACACACTGATTGATACCTTCCATACCACTCATACCTTAAAAGAACTTTTCGGAACCCTTTCACAAATTACAGTGCAGCTTAATTTCAGCTCAATGGCAGTTGTTCTTTATGAAAAACCAGTAAGTTTTAAGAAAGAAGAGACCATTGTTATTCCAGATAAGGCATATTTACGCAGTTATATTGATAATAACAAGCAGATTATTCCTTATGATGATAAAGGAATTGAAATCAATCCTCATAAAAAGCTTTTGCCGGATACTTATTTTGCACAGATGTCAGGAGTTTATATCCTTCATGCTATTTTTGCGGGTGAAAAGCAGTATGGATATCTGATAATTCAGGTTCCAAACACAAAATTTGAAATGCATCATATATATCTGAAGCTGATTATAAACGCCATTGCACATGCCTATGAATTTAATCAGACATTGGATATAAACGAAGTGCTTTCTAACCGTAACGAACGGCTTTTAAAGAATAATCACGAACTTAATATCCAGTCTATCGAAGATGAACTGACAAAGGTTCTTAATCGCCGTGGCTTTATTGACCATGCAGAAAAAGAACTCAAACGTGCCGCCAAAAACGGAAAAAGTGGTATTGTTTTCTTTGCAGATATGGATGGCCTCAAAAAAATCAACGATACCTGGGGTCATAAAGTAGGCGACATAGCAATTCAGACAGAAGCAAAGATTCTTATTGAAGCTTTCCGCGAATCAGATATAGTCGGACGTCTCAGCGGCGATGAATTTGCAATTGTTTCAACCGGACTTACAAAAGGCTATATATCTGCAATAAGACAGCGTTTGGATCAGCTGAACAGGCTTTATTCTGAAAAAGCAGAACTTCCGATTACCCTTTCCATCAGTCTTGGTTATGTTGAGTTTACTCCTGAAAACTGTGAACTTGATGAACTGCTTTCAAAAGCAGACCAGGTACTCTATAAAGAGAAAGAGATAAAGCACGCATCCAGAAATTCCTAA
- the pepF gene encoding oligoendopeptidase F gives MCAKTIPARKDVPSKDKWDLSSIYKSDYEWEAALKSLPELTKKAAAFKGRLGESAETLLSALKELEKVNLVMETVYHYASLQHEADEDDTQATDRDGRAMMAYTQMQAELSFVDPEIQEIEEEKLRTWISQPDFADYRIFIEKLLHFKQYILSEKEERILSLAMQPGQTAETAFSVLTNVDMNKTFGTVTENGEEKQLTETTWGLFMHSQDRAVREEAYKKFYAKFEEHQNTIAALYAGSVNQDVFSMRARGYKSSLEQALYGNKVPTSVYHNLIDCVHKNLPALHDYYKLRREMLGLAEGELRHYDVYVPLVKSVETKTTYEEAVEICRNALAPLGKEYTDRLCNGLLNGWADRYENIGKRSGAFSSGCYIGDPYILLNYNEENIRDVFTMAHEGGHSMHSWYAVHNNPFMCYDYTIFEAEVASTFNEELVFEYLYKNAKDEDMKKYLLAMRADDILATLYRQTMFAEFELKAHELVESGTPLTPELLRKIYRELLELYFGPEMHFESNSDMEGLRIPHFYSAFYVYKYATGVSAALALAKRVTNGGEAEREDYFKFLKSGGSRYPIEALKVAGVDMSQTGPVQDACDEFKKIIAELRNLIHN, from the coding sequence ATGTGCGCTAAAACTATACCAGCCAGAAAAGATGTACCTTCTAAGGATAAATGGGATTTATCTTCTATATATAAATCAGATTATGAATGGGAAGCAGCCCTTAAATCGCTTCCAGAACTTACTAAAAAAGCAGCAGCTTTTAAAGGTCGCCTCGGCGAATCAGCTGAAACTCTGCTTTCTGCACTCAAAGAACTTGAAAAAGTAAATCTTGTAATGGAAACTGTTTATCACTATGCATCACTTCAGCATGAAGCAGATGAAGATGATACTCAGGCTACAGACCGTGACGGTCGTGCAATGATGGCTTATACCCAGATGCAGGCAGAATTAAGCTTTGTTGATCCTGAAATTCAGGAAATTGAAGAAGAAAAGCTCCGTACATGGATTAGCCAGCCGGATTTTGCAGATTATCGTATTTTTATAGAAAAACTTTTACATTTTAAGCAATATATTTTGAGTGAAAAAGAAGAAAGAATTCTTTCTCTTGCCATGCAACCTGGTCAGACAGCAGAAACAGCATTCAGCGTACTTACAAATGTTGATATGAACAAGACTTTCGGTACAGTAACCGAAAACGGTGAGGAAAAACAACTTACAGAAACTACCTGGGGTCTTTTCATGCATTCTCAGGACCGCGCCGTTCGTGAAGAAGCTTATAAAAAATTCTATGCAAAGTTTGAAGAACATCAGAATACTATTGCAGCCCTTTATGCAGGTTCTGTAAATCAGGATGTTTTCAGCATGCGTGCCCGCGGATATAAGAGTTCTCTTGAACAGGCTCTTTACGGAAACAAGGTTCCAACTTCTGTATATCATAACTTAATTGACTGTGTTCACAAGAATCTTCCAGCCCTCCACGACTATTACAAGCTTCGCCGCGAAATGCTCGGCCTTGCAGAGGGAGAACTCCGCCATTACGACGTATACGTTCCTCTTGTAAAATCAGTTGAAACAAAGACAACTTACGAAGAAGCAGTAGAAATCTGCCGCAATGCCCTTGCCCCACTTGGAAAAGAATACACAGACCGTCTTTGTAACGGCTTACTCAATGGCTGGGCAGACCGTTATGAAAACATCGGTAAAAGAAGCGGTGCTTTCAGTTCAGGATGTTATATTGGAGATCCATATATTCTTCTCAACTATAATGAAGAAAATATACGTGATGTATTCACAATGGCACATGAAGGCGGACACAGTATGCACAGCTGGTATGCAGTACACAATAATCCGTTTATGTGCTATGACTACACTATTTTTGAAGCAGAAGTTGCCTCAACTTTCAATGAAGAACTCGTATTTGAATATCTCTATAAGAATGCTAAAGACGAAGATATGAAAAAATATCTTCTTGCAATGCGTGCAGATGACATTCTTGCAACCCTCTACCGACAGACAATGTTTGCTGAGTTTGAACTTAAGGCTCACGAACTGGTTGAAAGTGGAACTCCTCTTACTCCAGAACTGCTCCGCAAGATTTACCGTGAACTTCTTGAATTGTACTTTGGTCCGGAAATGCATTTTGAATCTAACAGCGATATGGAAGGACTCCGTATACCTCATTTCTACAGCGCATTCTACGTTTACAAGTATGCTACAGGTGTTTCTGCAGCTCTTGCTCTTGCAAAACGCGTTACAAACGGCGGAGAAGCTGAACGAGAAGACTACTTTAAGTTCCTTAAGAGCGGTGGTTCACGTTATCCTATTGAAGCACTTAAAGTTGCTGGCGTAGATATGTCTCAGACAGGTCCAGTTCAGGATGCATGTGACGAATTCAAAAAAATAATTGCGGAATTGCGAAATCTGATACATAATTGA
- the hflX gene encoding GTPase HflX: MIDVEKEQQAVPRALLVGEPGNNLQELKGLVLTLGMDVIQRLTLNRMEVHPAYGIGKGKAQEIAELAKQIEADCIIFDFNLEPRKQRNWEELSGISCFDRQEVIIRIFGQRAQTKEAVLQVELARLSYSLPRLAHMNKDFSRQRGGAFGAKGSGETQLELDQRQVRDKISAIKKELAEIELNRKTQRKQRDKMPSCALVGYTNAGKSSLLNALTGADAYVENKLFATLDPLTRKLPLNESAGVLITDTVGFISNLPHHLIDAFKSTLEEAVYADLLLLVLDSSDPDAEFQYDTVCNVLEDIGADKNPRLILLNKIDKGDDENHTLQKLRLKFPDAILISAKEEIGFLDLKSKIYELLYGDVANYILPPTQTVLINELKKAGCIEKEEWLDDGVHLTARATGRLAALLSPYITE; encoded by the coding sequence ATGATTGATGTAGAGAAAGAACAGCAGGCTGTTCCACGTGCATTACTGGTGGGAGAGCCCGGAAACAATTTACAGGAACTCAAGGGTCTGGTGCTCACTCTGGGCATGGATGTAATTCAACGTCTCACTCTTAACCGAATGGAAGTTCATCCGGCCTATGGCATTGGCAAAGGTAAGGCTCAGGAAATTGCAGAACTTGCAAAACAGATTGAGGCAGACTGTATTATTTTTGACTTTAATCTTGAACCACGAAAGCAGAGAAACTGGGAAGAACTTTCCGGTATTTCATGCTTTGACCGGCAGGAAGTTATCATACGTATTTTTGGACAGCGTGCTCAGACAAAAGAAGCAGTTCTTCAGGTAGAACTTGCACGGCTTTCCTACTCGCTTCCACGACTTGCCCATATGAACAAGGACTTTTCACGACAGCGCGGTGGAGCATTTGGTGCAAAAGGTTCGGGAGAAACTCAGCTTGAGCTGGATCAGCGCCAGGTTCGCGACAAAATAAGCGCAATCAAAAAAGAACTGGCAGAAATTGAATTAAACCGCAAAACACAGCGTAAACAGAGAGATAAAATGCCTTCCTGTGCGCTTGTTGGTTATACAAATGCCGGAAAATCTTCCCTTTTGAATGCACTTACAGGTGCCGACGCATACGTAGAAAACAAACTTTTTGCAACCCTGGATCCGCTGACCCGAAAACTTCCGCTTAATGAAAGTGCCGGAGTTCTTATAACAGATACAGTTGGATTCATAAGCAATCTTCCACATCACCTTATAGACGCTTTTAAGTCTACTCTGGAAGAAGCAGTTTATGCAGATTTACTCCTTCTCGTTCTTGATTCTTCAGATCCGGATGCAGAATTCCAGTATGATACAGTATGTAATGTTCTTGAAGATATTGGGGCAGATAAAAATCCACGACTCATACTTTTGAACAAGATTGATAAGGGTGATGATGAAAATCACACTCTTCAGAAACTCCGCCTAAAATTCCCTGATGCAATTCTGATTAGTGCAAAAGAAGAAATCGGCTTCCTTGATTTGAAATCAAAGATATACGAGTTGCTTTATGGAGATGTTGCAAATTATATTCTTCCGCCAACACAGACAGTTCTCATAAACGAACTGAAAAAAGCCGGCTGTATTGAAAAAGAAGAATGGCTTGATGATGGAGTTCATCTGACAGCCCGTGCAACTGGAAGACTGGCAGCACTTCTTTCGCCATACATCACAGAATAA